From Candidatus Sphingomonas colombiensis, one genomic window encodes:
- a CDS encoding ATP-binding cassette domain-containing protein → MSENPAITANGLVKRFGGRRVVDGVDLIVPRGMIYGVLGPNGAGKTTTLRTLLGIIEPDEGSRTLLGNSHPRDVSDLVGYLPEERGLYPTMKTQEAIAFMGALRGLPWADGRKRAAALLEAHGLGHAIDQKIRKLSKGMAQLVQLLGSVVHQPELLVLDEPFSGLDPVNQERLEALILAERDRGATILFSTHVMAHAQRLCDRLAIIARGKRRFEGTVEEARGLLPQQVLYTPHFTDAGIGALLPPDAVRAGDGWRFEMPRGGIEELLKQLIDKGHGISGLSIERPGLHEAFVRIVGDADLEQAA, encoded by the coding sequence GTGAGCGAAAATCCGGCGATCACCGCAAACGGCCTGGTCAAGCGTTTCGGGGGGCGGCGTGTGGTCGACGGCGTCGATCTCATTGTGCCGCGCGGCATGATCTATGGCGTGCTCGGCCCCAATGGCGCTGGCAAGACGACGACGCTGCGCACGCTGCTCGGCATTATCGAACCTGACGAGGGGAGCCGTACCCTGCTCGGGAACAGCCATCCACGCGATGTGAGCGATCTCGTCGGCTATCTGCCGGAGGAGCGCGGGCTCTATCCAACGATGAAGACGCAGGAGGCGATCGCCTTCATGGGCGCGCTGCGTGGCCTGCCATGGGCGGACGGACGCAAACGTGCGGCGGCGCTGCTTGAGGCGCACGGGCTAGGCCACGCGATCGACCAGAAGATTCGAAAACTTTCCAAGGGTATGGCCCAGCTCGTTCAGTTGCTGGGTTCGGTCGTGCACCAGCCCGAGCTGCTGGTGCTCGATGAACCTTTCTCCGGCCTCGATCCGGTAAATCAGGAGCGGCTGGAGGCGCTGATCCTCGCAGAGCGCGATCGCGGGGCGACGATCCTGTTTTCCACGCACGTAATGGCGCACGCGCAGCGGCTGTGCGATCGGCTGGCGATCATCGCGCGCGGCAAAAGGCGGTTCGAGGGGACAGTCGAGGAAGCGCGCGGGCTGCTGCCGCAACAGGTGCTTTACACCCCGCATTTCACGGACGCCGGGATCGGCGCGCTGTTGCCTCCAGATGCGGTGCGCGCTGGGGACGGGTGGCGTTTCGAAATGCCACGCGGCGGGATCGAGGAATTGCTGAAGCAGTTGATCGACAAAGGCCACGGCATTTCCGGCTTGTCGATCGAGCGGCCCGGATTGCATGAGGCTTTCGTGCGTATCGTCGGCGACGCGGATCTGGAGCAGGCGGCATGA
- the plsY gene encoding glycerol-3-phosphate 1-O-acyltransferase PlsY, whose translation METETVWVAPAAALLIGYLLGSIPFGVILTRMFGAGDLRTIGSGNIGATNVLRTGRKGLAAATLLLDLAKGAAAVLIVEALFPGNAALAAAGAFFGHCYPIWLAFRGGKGVATLMGIVLALHWQLGLVYAVVWLGLLALLRVSSLAGIAAAIAAPVAAAAFGWFDIVPLLIALALIVLWKHRANIARLLDGTEPRVGGA comes from the coding sequence CTGGAAACTGAAACCGTCTGGGTAGCGCCGGCCGCGGCCTTGCTGATCGGCTATCTGCTGGGCTCCATCCCGTTCGGGGTAATCCTGACGCGGATGTTCGGCGCCGGGGATCTGCGCACGATCGGCTCGGGCAATATCGGCGCGACCAACGTGCTGCGCACCGGGCGCAAAGGCCTGGCGGCGGCGACCTTGCTGCTCGATCTCGCCAAGGGCGCCGCCGCCGTGCTGATCGTCGAGGCGCTGTTTCCCGGCAATGCGGCGCTCGCCGCCGCCGGCGCGTTCTTCGGCCATTGCTATCCGATCTGGCTCGCTTTTCGCGGCGGCAAGGGAGTGGCGACACTGATGGGCATCGTGCTCGCACTGCACTGGCAGCTCGGCCTCGTTTATGCCGTGGTGTGGCTGGGGCTGCTCGCGTTGCTGCGCGTCTCGTCGCTTGCGGGAATTGCGGCGGCGATCGCGGCGCCCGTGGCGGCTGCGGCGTTCGGCTGGTTCGATATCGTGCCGCTGCTGATCGCGCTGGCGCTGATCGTATTGTGGAAGCACCGCGCGAACATCGCCCGGCTGCTCGATGGAACGGAACCAAGGGTCGGCGGCGCGTGA
- the dprA gene encoding DNA-processing protein DprA has protein sequence MSDTDRLRLIRTPGIGPVTYRQLIARCGDATRALAALPDLARRGGGRAPSPPEPRAIEREMKQVAELDARYLFLGDADYPPLLAELENAPPAIVVRGDIALAQRPTIAIVGARNASAAACRFARQLAHDLGGEGAAVVSGLARGIDTAAHMGAGPRTIAVIAGGIDVAYPPENSALQERIAQEALLIAEMPPGTEPRARHFPHRNRIIAGIAAGTVVVEAAPKSGSLITARLANEAGREVMAVPGSPLDPRAQGCNLLIREGAILVQTAADVLEQIRPIDARAVRAPTLPFTGAPPADADDAARGAITDLLGPVPVAIDELIRQSGHPPAITQTVLLELELAGRLERHAGGRVSLA, from the coding sequence GTGAGTGACACCGATCGGCTGCGACTGATCCGCACGCCCGGCATCGGCCCCGTCACCTATCGCCAGTTAATCGCGCGTTGCGGCGATGCCACGCGGGCGCTGGCCGCCCTGCCCGATCTTGCGCGACGTGGTGGCGGCCGCGCGCCCTCCCCGCCAGAACCCCGCGCGATCGAGCGTGAGATGAAGCAGGTCGCCGAACTAGACGCGCGATACCTGTTCCTGGGCGATGCGGATTATCCGCCGCTGCTCGCCGAGCTGGAAAACGCTCCACCGGCGATCGTTGTGCGCGGCGATATCGCGCTGGCACAGCGCCCGACCATCGCCATCGTTGGCGCGCGCAACGCCTCCGCCGCCGCCTGCCGCTTCGCCCGCCAGCTCGCCCACGATCTCGGGGGCGAAGGCGCAGCGGTCGTCTCCGGCCTGGCGCGCGGTATCGACACCGCAGCGCATATGGGCGCCGGCCCGCGCACTATCGCGGTGATCGCGGGCGGGATCGATGTCGCCTATCCGCCCGAGAACTCCGCGCTTCAGGAACGGATCGCGCAGGAAGCGCTGCTGATCGCGGAGATGCCGCCCGGCACCGAGCCGCGCGCGCGCCACTTCCCGCATCGCAACCGTATCATCGCCGGGATCGCCGCCGGCACGGTAGTGGTGGAGGCTGCGCCCAAATCCGGCTCGCTGATCACCGCGCGACTGGCGAACGAGGCCGGGCGCGAGGTGATGGCCGTTCCCGGCAGTCCGCTCGATCCGCGTGCGCAGGGTTGCAATCTGCTGATCCGCGAAGGCGCGATCCTGGTGCAGACCGCCGCCGACGTGCTCGAACAGATCCGCCCGATCGATGCCCGTGCGGTGCGCGCGCCCACTCTGCCATTCACGGGCGCGCCACCCGCCGATGCCGACGATGCCGCGCGCGGCGCGATCACCGATCTGCTTGGCCCGGTGCCCGTCGCGATCGACGAGTTGATCCGCCAATCCGGCCATCCACCCGCGATCACGCAGACGGTGCTGCTGGAACTGGAGCTGGCCGGGCGGCTTGAACGTCATGCCGGGGGCCGGGTAAGTCTGGCCTGA
- a CDS encoding ABC transporter permease: MSALPRALRQTLTIARRDFVATVFTPIFLLFLFAPVIMGSFGAIGGLGAQNVSTGSAAKTHLVAIAGSREAALLREADAALRPLFPQDAQPPTLEIRAPSGDPGAQARAALATPDVDISAVMVGPLGRPSIVRTSDARRWGEYLAMLADHATRVARDPTLRSIPEISVVGRERPSARNRDASAFFAVFGIFFLTLFLSGQVVGTMAEERNNKVIEVLAAAVPLESVFLGKLLGMFGVAALFVTFWGLVLSQISALLPGGGLTNMAPAVGMGTFAILFIAYFAMAYLLLGSVFLGVGAQASTMREIQMLSLPITIIQIGMFALSTAAVSHPGSWLARLAEVFPLSSPFAMAGRAVNAPELWPHLLALGWQALWVAIFIMVGARLFRRGVLQSGSPAGAWRKLFNRAERAADRAGY; this comes from the coding sequence ATGAGCGCGCTGCCTCGCGCCTTGCGCCAGACGCTGACTATCGCGCGGCGCGATTTCGTCGCGACCGTTTTCACGCCGATCTTTCTGTTGTTCCTGTTCGCGCCGGTGATCATGGGATCGTTCGGTGCGATTGGCGGGCTGGGGGCGCAGAATGTCTCCACCGGCTCTGCCGCCAAGACGCACCTCGTGGCGATCGCGGGATCGCGCGAGGCGGCGTTGTTGCGCGAGGCCGATGCGGCGTTGCGCCCGTTGTTTCCGCAAGACGCTCAGCCGCCGACGCTGGAAATCCGCGCGCCTTCCGGCGATCCGGGAGCGCAGGCCCGCGCTGCGCTTGCCACCCCTGATGTGGATATCTCGGCCGTGATGGTCGGGCCGCTCGGCCGGCCGAGCATCGTGCGTACTTCGGACGCGCGGCGCTGGGGCGAATATCTCGCCATGCTCGCAGACCATGCGACTCGCGTTGCGCGCGACCCGACACTGCGCTCGATACCGGAAATCAGCGTTGTCGGGCGTGAGCGGCCGAGCGCGCGAAATCGCGATGCCTCGGCCTTTTTCGCGGTGTTCGGGATATTCTTCCTGACCTTGTTCCTGTCGGGTCAGGTGGTCGGCACAATGGCGGAGGAGCGCAACAACAAGGTGATCGAGGTGCTGGCGGCCGCTGTGCCGCTTGAAAGCGTGTTTCTCGGTAAACTGCTCGGCATGTTCGGCGTCGCGGCGCTGTTTGTCACCTTCTGGGGGCTGGTGCTGAGCCAGATTAGCGCGTTGCTGCCGGGGGGCGGCCTGACGAACATGGCCCCCGCCGTCGGAATGGGGACGTTCGCGATCCTGTTCATCGCCTATTTCGCGATGGCCTATCTTCTGCTCGGTTCGGTATTCCTCGGCGTCGGTGCGCAGGCATCCACGATGCGCGAGATACAGATGCTGTCGCTGCCGATCACGATCATACAGATCGGGATGTTTGCTTTGTCCACCGCCGCGGTTTCGCATCCTGGATCGTGGCTGGCGAGGCTGGCGGAAGTATTCCCGCTTTCATCCCCCTTTGCCATGGCGGGGCGCGCGGTGAACGCGCCGGAATTATGGCCGCACCTGCTGGCCTTGGGGTGGCAGGCGCTGTGGGTGGCGATCTTCATCATGGTCGGCGCACGGCTGTTCCGGCGCGGGGTGCTTCAGTCTGGCAGCCCGGCCGGCGCGTGGCGCAAGCTGTTCAATCGCGCCGAGCGCGCGGCCGATCGCGCCGGCTATTGA
- the hemA gene encoding 5-aminolevulinate synthase, which yields MSIEESDARPVDYSRVFNQAIDRLHAEGRYRVFIDILRNKGAYPNARCFAGHNGPKPITVWCSNDYLAMGQHPKVIAAMEEALHDVGAGSGGTRNIGGNTHYHVDLEAELADLHGKEGALLFTSGYVSNEATLATVAKVLPGCIIFSDELNHASMIAGIRNAGCEKHVFRHNDLAHLEELLAAADPSLPKLIAFESVYSMEGDVAPIAAICDLADKYNALTYLDEVHAVGMYGPRGGGISERDDVAHRLTIIEGTLGKAFGVMGGYIAADKVIIDVIRSYAPGFIFTTSLSPVLVAGVLASVRHLKQSTAEREGQQAAAAKLKAMFTEAGLPVMIGETHIVPLMVGDPVKAKKISDVLLAEYGIYVQPINYPTVPRGTERLRFTPGPTHDETMMRDLTDALAEIWDRLEIRKAA from the coding sequence ATGAGCATCGAGGAAAGCGACGCGCGCCCAGTCGACTATTCGCGCGTTTTCAACCAGGCGATTGACCGGCTCCACGCCGAGGGCCGCTATCGCGTCTTCATCGACATCCTGCGGAACAAGGGCGCCTATCCCAATGCGCGCTGCTTCGCCGGGCATAACGGGCCGAAGCCGATCACGGTGTGGTGCTCGAACGACTATCTCGCGATGGGCCAGCATCCCAAGGTGATCGCCGCGATGGAAGAGGCGCTGCACGATGTCGGCGCGGGCTCCGGCGGTACGCGGAATATCGGCGGTAACACGCATTACCATGTCGATCTGGAAGCCGAACTGGCCGATTTGCACGGCAAGGAAGGCGCGCTGCTGTTCACCTCCGGCTATGTCTCGAACGAGGCGACGCTGGCGACAGTGGCGAAGGTGTTGCCCGGCTGCATCATCTTTTCGGACGAACTCAACCACGCCTCGATGATCGCTGGTATCCGCAATGCTGGCTGCGAGAAGCACGTCTTCCGTCACAATGATCTCGCGCATCTGGAGGAACTGCTCGCGGCGGCCGATCCCTCGCTGCCCAAGCTGATCGCGTTCGAGAGCGTCTATTCGATGGAGGGCGATGTCGCCCCGATCGCGGCGATCTGCGACCTTGCCGACAAATATAACGCGCTGACCTATCTCGACGAGGTTCATGCGGTCGGCATGTATGGTCCGCGCGGCGGCGGCATTTCCGAACGTGACGATGTGGCGCATCGGCTGACGATCATCGAGGGCACGCTGGGCAAGGCGTTCGGAGTGATGGGTGGCTATATCGCTGCCGACAAGGTGATCATCGACGTGATCCGCTCCTATGCGCCGGGGTTCATCTTCACCACGTCGCTGTCGCCGGTGCTGGTCGCCGGGGTGCTGGCGAGCGTGCGCCACCTGAAGCAATCGACCGCCGAGCGGGAGGGCCAGCAGGCCGCTGCCGCGAAATTGAAGGCGATGTTCACCGAAGCCGGTCTGCCGGTGATGATCGGCGAGACGCATATCGTGCCGCTGATGGTCGGCGATCCGGTGAAGGCGAAGAAGATCAGTGACGTGCTGCTCGCCGAATATGGCATCTACGTCCAGCCGATCAATTACCCGACCGTCCCGCGCGGCACCGAGCGGCTGCGCTTCACGCCCGGCCCGACGCATGACGAAACGATGATGCGCGACCTGACCGATGCGCTGGCCGAGATCTGGGATCGGCTGGAGATTCGCAAGGCGGCGTAA
- the murI gene encoding glutamate racemase, with the protein MSDTRPILFFDSGVGGLSIAAPARAAVPNARFVYVADSAGFPYGTRSEIEIAARVPALLGRLAERYDPRLIVIACNTASTIALAAVRQALDLPIVGTVPAIKPAAAMSETRSIGVLGTEATVRQAYVDDLAARFAADCRVIRYGSAELVQLAEAKLRGEPTDPARYRAVLAGLFDQPGGERIDVIVNACTHFPLVADELAAAAPHAVRFVDGGAGIARRIAYLTQGQDFVRDAEDVAVFTGPGGEVLAPALARYGFSRVDRL; encoded by the coding sequence ATGAGCGATACGCGGCCCATCCTGTTTTTCGATTCGGGTGTTGGCGGGTTGTCGATCGCGGCGCCGGCACGCGCGGCGGTCCCAAATGCGCGGTTCGTGTATGTCGCGGATTCGGCGGGCTTTCCTTATGGCACGAGGAGCGAGATCGAGATCGCGGCACGCGTGCCGGCGCTGCTCGGGCGGCTGGCGGAGCGTTATGATCCGCGCCTGATCGTGATCGCGTGCAACACCGCCTCGACGATCGCGCTGGCGGCGGTGCGGCAGGCGCTGGACCTGCCGATCGTCGGCACCGTACCCGCGATCAAGCCGGCGGCGGCAATGAGCGAAACGCGTTCGATCGGCGTGCTGGGCACCGAGGCGACAGTGCGTCAGGCCTATGTCGACGATCTTGCCGCGCGTTTCGCTGCTGACTGCCGGGTGATTCGTTATGGCTCGGCGGAGCTGGTGCAACTGGCCGAAGCCAAATTGCGCGGTGAGCCGACCGACCCGGCGCGCTATCGCGCGGTGCTTGCCGGGCTGTTCGATCAGCCGGGCGGGGAGAGGATCGACGTGATCGTCAACGCCTGCACCCATTTCCCGCTGGTCGCGGATGAGCTTGCCGCGGCCGCGCCACATGCGGTGCGCTTCGTCGATGGCGGCGCAGGAATCGCGCGGCGCATCGCCTATCTTACGCAAGGGCAGGATTTCGTGCGTGACGCGGAGGATGTCGCGGTGTTCACGGGCCCAGGCGGGGAAGTGCTGGCCCCTGCGCTGGCGCGTTACGGTTTCTCAAGGGTCGATCGACTCTGA
- the topA gene encoding type I DNA topoisomerase, which produces MQLVIVESPAKAKTIEKYLGADYRVLASYGHVRDLPPKDGSVDPDAGFAMEWENYADKAKQLKAIADEAKKADRLILATDPDREGEAISWHVQEVLRNRKALPKQVERVTFNAITKAAVTQAMAAPRELDTDLIDAYRARRALDYLVGFTLSPVLWRKLPGAKSAGRVQSVALRLIVSREREIEAFRAQEYWSVTASMEQDGTPFAARLVQWEGKKLDRLSIGDEGTAQRAKADVEAGRFAVQSVETKPATRNPPPPFTTSTLQQEAARKLGFSASHTMRIAQGLYEDGAITYMRTDGVQMDGSAISAARKAVADRYDASYVPDKPRQYQTKAKNAQEAHEAIRPTDFGRDRAGSGDHARLYELIWKRALASQMASARMERTTIELADGTGRNVLRATGQVVLFPGYLALYEEGVDDAEGDDARRLPRMREGDAPAKKAVEAEQHFTQPPPRFSEASLVKRMEELGIGRPSTYASIIQTLKDRAYVRIEKNRFFAEESGRLVTAFLERFFERYVGYDYTAELEDELDDVSGGRAQWQAVLEAFWRDFKPRTTEVMEQKPSDITAALDQFLAPYLFPEQADGGDPRKCPNCGDGKLALRGGRYGAFIACSNYPECKYTRRFAQPGGSEGESTGPEALGRDPETGLEVERKAGRFGPYIQLGEGKDAKRASIPKDIGEMNLEWALKLLSLPRTVGVHPDSGHPITASIGRYGPYLAHDGKYARLQSTADVFETGMNAAVVKLAEAAAGGGRAQRGSREPLRVLGAHPRTEAEIKLMEGRYGPYVTDGTTNATLPKTIAPDQLTLEEAAQLIDARAAMPAKGKKKAAPKKKAAPAKKPAAKKAPAKKAAAKA; this is translated from the coding sequence ATGCAGCTTGTCATCGTAGAATCGCCGGCCAAGGCGAAAACCATCGAGAAATATCTCGGCGCCGATTATCGCGTGCTCGCGAGCTACGGCCATGTCCGCGATCTGCCGCCGAAGGATGGCTCGGTCGATCCTGACGCCGGCTTCGCGATGGAATGGGAAAATTACGCCGACAAAGCCAAGCAGTTGAAGGCGATCGCCGACGAGGCGAAAAAGGCCGATCGACTGATCCTCGCGACTGACCCTGATCGCGAGGGCGAGGCGATTTCGTGGCACGTTCAGGAGGTGCTGCGCAATCGCAAAGCACTCCCGAAACAGGTGGAGCGCGTAACCTTCAACGCGATCACCAAGGCCGCCGTGACGCAGGCGATGGCGGCCCCGCGCGAACTCGATACCGATCTGATCGACGCTTATCGTGCGCGGCGCGCGCTGGATTATCTCGTCGGCTTCACGCTGTCGCCGGTGCTGTGGCGCAAGCTGCCGGGCGCCAAGTCCGCGGGGCGCGTGCAATCGGTTGCGCTGCGCCTGATCGTCAGCCGCGAGCGCGAGATCGAGGCATTCCGGGCGCAGGAATATTGGTCGGTCACCGCGTCGATGGAACAGGACGGCACGCCTTTCGCCGCTCGCCTCGTCCAATGGGAAGGCAAGAAGCTCGATCGTCTGTCGATCGGCGATGAGGGCACCGCGCAGCGCGCCAAGGCCGATGTCGAGGCCGGTCGCTTCGCCGTCCAGTCGGTCGAGACCAAGCCCGCGACCCGTAACCCGCCGCCGCCCTTCACCACGTCCACCTTGCAGCAAGAGGCGGCGCGCAAGCTCGGCTTCTCCGCCAGCCATACGATGCGGATCGCGCAGGGCCTCTACGAAGATGGCGCGATCACCTATATGCGTACCGATGGCGTGCAGATGGACGGCTCCGCCATCTCCGCCGCGCGCAAGGCGGTCGCCGATCGCTACGATGCGAGCTATGTTCCTGACAAACCACGCCAATATCAGACCAAGGCGAAGAACGCACAGGAAGCGCACGAGGCGATCCGCCCGACCGATTTCGGCCGCGACCGTGCGGGCAGCGGCGATCACGCGCGGCTCTATGAGCTGATCTGGAAGCGCGCGCTGGCCAGCCAGATGGCCTCGGCACGGATGGAGCGCACGACGATCGAACTGGCCGACGGCACCGGCCGCAACGTGCTGCGCGCGACGGGCCAAGTCGTGCTGTTCCCCGGCTATCTCGCGCTCTACGAAGAAGGCGTTGATGATGCGGAGGGCGACGACGCCCGCCGCCTGCCGCGTATGCGCGAAGGCGATGCACCGGCGAAAAAGGCCGTCGAGGCGGAGCAGCATTTCACCCAACCGCCGCCGCGCTTCTCCGAAGCCTCGCTCGTCAAGCGGATGGAGGAGCTCGGCATCGGCCGGCCTTCCACTTACGCCTCGATCATCCAGACGCTGAAGGATCGCGCATACGTCCGCATCGAGAAGAACCGCTTCTTCGCCGAGGAGAGCGGGCGACTGGTGACGGCATTCCTCGAACGCTTCTTCGAACGTTACGTGGGGTATGACTATACCGCCGAGCTGGAAGACGAGCTGGACGACGTGTCCGGCGGCCGCGCGCAATGGCAGGCGGTGCTGGAGGCGTTCTGGCGCGATTTCAAACCGCGCACGACCGAGGTGATGGAGCAGAAGCCGTCGGACATCACCGCCGCGCTCGATCAGTTCCTCGCGCCCTATCTGTTCCCCGAACAGGCGGATGGCGGCGATCCGCGCAAATGCCCGAATTGTGGCGACGGCAAGCTCGCGCTGCGCGGCGGCCGCTATGGCGCGTTCATCGCCTGCTCCAATTATCCTGAATGCAAATACACTCGTCGCTTCGCCCAGCCGGGCGGCAGCGAGGGCGAAAGCACCGGGCCGGAGGCGCTAGGCCGCGATCCCGAAACGGGGCTGGAGGTGGAGCGCAAGGCCGGTCGTTTCGGCCCCTATATCCAGCTCGGCGAAGGCAAGGATGCCAAGCGCGCGTCGATCCCCAAGGATATCGGCGAGATGAATCTGGAATGGGCGCTGAAGCTGCTCAGCCTGCCGCGCACGGTCGGCGTCCATCCCGATAGCGGGCATCCGATCACCGCCTCGATCGGTCGCTATGGGCCGTATCTCGCGCATGACGGCAAATATGCGCGGCTGCAATCGACCGCCGATGTATTCGAAACCGGCATGAACGCTGCCGTGGTCAAGCTGGCGGAAGCCGCTGCGGGGGGCGGTCGCGCGCAACGCGGTAGCCGTGAGCCGCTACGCGTGCTCGGCGCGCACCCGCGCACCGAAGCGGAAATCAAGCTGATGGAGGGGCGCTACGGCCCCTATGTCACCGACGGCACCACCAACGCGACGCTGCCCAAGACGATCGCGCCGGATCAGCTCACGCTGGAAGAAGCCGCGCAACTGATCGACGCGCGTGCCGCGATGCCGGCGAAGGGCAAGAAGAAAGCCGCACCGAAGAAAAAGGCGGCTCCCGCAAAGAAGCCGGCGGCGAAGAAGGCGCCCGCGAAGAAGGCTGCGGCAAAGGCCTGA
- a CDS encoding cytochrome P450 has translation MATLAKNVSDIAAVDPLDVSRAELYRDDTWHKPFAELRATAPVHKVEHSEYGPYWSVSTYKPIVEVESLPDLYSSEVGGITLADFIENSDVKMPMFIARDRPVHTGQRRTVSPAFTPSEMTRMSADIRRRTEEVLDSLPWGESFDWVDTVSIELTTQMLAILFDFPWEDRRKLTFWSDWAGDIEIVKNEELRQQRLQHMYECGAYFQNLWNQKAGKPQTPDLISMMIHSDAMSHMDHFEFIGNLILLIVGGNDTTRNTMSGLAFGLDKFPDERAKLEADPSLIPNAVSEVIRWQTPLAHMRRTATADTELMGQQIKAGDKLALWYISANRDETVFGADADKLVVDRANARRHLAFGHGIHRCVGARLAELQVGILLEEMAKRRMRVNVTGEIERVSACFVHGYRKIPVELSRY, from the coding sequence ATGGCCACGCTGGCGAAAAACGTGAGCGATATCGCGGCAGTCGATCCGCTCGATGTCAGCCGCGCGGAGCTTTACCGCGACGATACGTGGCATAAGCCCTTCGCGGAATTGCGGGCGACAGCGCCAGTCCACAAGGTCGAGCATTCGGAATACGGGCCGTATTGGTCGGTCTCCACCTACAAACCGATCGTTGAGGTCGAGTCGCTGCCCGATCTCTATTCGTCGGAGGTGGGCGGGATCACGCTGGCGGACTTCATCGAGAACTCCGACGTGAAGATGCCGATGTTCATCGCACGCGATCGCCCGGTGCATACCGGCCAGCGCCGCACCGTTTCTCCCGCCTTCACGCCATCGGAAATGACGCGGATGTCCGCCGACATCCGTCGCCGCACCGAGGAGGTGCTGGATAGCCTGCCGTGGGGCGAATCCTTCGATTGGGTCGATACGGTTTCGATCGAACTGACCACGCAGATGCTGGCGATCCTGTTCGACTTCCCCTGGGAGGATCGCCGCAAGCTAACGTTCTGGTCCGATTGGGCGGGCGATATCGAGATCGTCAAAAACGAGGAACTGCGCCAGCAGCGGCTCCAGCACATGTATGAATGCGGCGCCTATTTCCAGAATCTGTGGAATCAGAAGGCCGGCAAGCCGCAGACGCCCGATCTGATCAGTATGATGATCCATTCGGACGCGATGAGCCACATGGATCATTTCGAATTTATCGGGAATCTGATCCTGCTGATCGTCGGCGGGAACGATACGACGCGGAACACCATGTCCGGGCTTGCCTTTGGCCTCGATAAATTCCCGGACGAACGTGCCAAGCTGGAGGCCGATCCCTCGCTGATTCCCAATGCGGTAAGCGAAGTGATCCGCTGGCAGACACCGCTCGCGCATATGCGCCGGACGGCGACCGCCGATACCGAATTGATGGGGCAGCAGATCAAGGCGGGCGACAAGCTCGCGCTCTGGTACATCTCCGCCAATCGCGACGAAACGGTGTTCGGCGCGGATGCGGACAAGCTGGTGGTCGATCGCGCCAATGCGCGGCGGCATCTGGCGTTCGGGCATGGCATCCACCGCTGCGTTGGCGCGCGGCTGGCCGAATTGCAGGTCGGCATCTTGCTGGAAGAGATGGCCAAGCGTCGGATGCGCGTGAACGTGACCGGTGAAATCGAGCGCGTCTCTGCGTGCTTCGTTCACGGCTATCGCAAGATTCCGGTCGAGCTGAGCCGCTACTGA
- the queG gene encoding tRNA epoxyqueuosine(34) reductase QueG: protein MPVNNSLEAQLKLKAAEFGFAACGIARADAAPQTVERLRAWLAEGAHGDMLWMEARAHHRESPAGLWPEAKSVIALGMSYAPREDPMRLADEATHGRISVYAQGSDYHDVVKKALKALARWLVAEAGGDLKVFVDTAPVMEKPLAEAAGLGWQGKHTNLVSRMDGSWLFLGAIYTTLELTPDKAGRDTCGSCDACQRACPTHAFPAPYRLDARRCISYLTIEHAGPIPEEFRGPIGNRIYGCDDCLAACPWNKFAGAARANLAFAPRAELTAPHLADLLALDDTGFRQVFAGSPIKRIGRDRMMRNCLIAAGNSGDAALTAAITPLLEDPNEVVRDAAQWAMARLAR, encoded by the coding sequence GTGCCTGTAAACAACTCTCTCGAAGCTCAACTGAAGCTGAAAGCCGCCGAATTCGGCTTCGCGGCGTGCGGCATCGCGCGTGCGGACGCCGCGCCGCAAACCGTGGAGCGGCTACGCGCGTGGCTCGCCGAGGGTGCGCATGGCGACATGCTGTGGATGGAGGCGCGCGCGCATCATCGCGAGAGCCCTGCCGGGCTATGGCCCGAGGCGAAGAGCGTGATCGCGCTCGGCATGAGCTATGCCCCGCGCGAAGATCCGATGCGGCTGGCGGATGAAGCGACGCACGGCCGAATCTCGGTCTATGCGCAGGGCAGCGATTATCACGATGTAGTGAAAAAGGCGCTGAAGGCGCTCGCCCGCTGGCTGGTCGCGGAGGCGGGCGGCGACCTGAAGGTGTTCGTCGATACCGCGCCGGTCATGGAAAAGCCGCTGGCGGAGGCCGCCGGGCTCGGCTGGCAGGGCAAACATACCAATCTCGTCAGCCGGATGGACGGAAGCTGGCTGTTCCTCGGCGCGATCTACACGACGCTGGAACTGACGCCCGACAAAGCCGGACGCGATACCTGCGGCTCGTGCGACGCCTGCCAGCGCGCATGCCCGACCCACGCCTTCCCCGCGCCCTATCGGCTCGATGCGCGGCGCTGCATCTCGTATCTCACGATCGAACATGCCGGGCCGATCCCGGAGGAGTTTCGCGGCCCGATCGGCAATCGCATCTATGGCTGCGACGATTGCCTCGCCGCCTGCCCGTGGAACAAGTTCGCCGGCGCCGCCCGCGCAAACCTCGCCTTCGCTCCGCGCGCGGAACTGACCGCACCGCATCTCGCCGATCTGCTCGCGCTCGACGATACCGGGTTTCGTCAGGTGTTCGCCGGCTCTCCGATCAAGCGGATCGGGCGGGATCGGATGATGCGTAACTGCCTGATTGCCGCCGGCAACAGCGGCGATGCAGCGCTGACGGCGGCCATCACGCCGTTGCTCGAGGACCCGAACGAGGTGGTGCGCGATGCGGCACAATGGGCGATGGCGCGGCTGGCGCGATAA